One Dreissena polymorpha isolate Duluth1 chromosome 9, UMN_Dpol_1.0, whole genome shotgun sequence genomic window carries:
- the LOC127845216 gene encoding zinc finger protein 888-like isoform X2 encodes MELETADVKHIMEIETSQIMPNYDMTTSDLPSTRIKSLKRKNKKSSIKRQRSYYCPFCDRVDKHKNNMRQHIRSHTDERPYKCSCCEKAYRKSSALKEHQRRVHLGEPVQKGKQPEVLKFKCEICPKAFSAKGSFDRHLRSHFNEYVFKCNICDKTFRHDSTFNRHKKYSHQSVGQTNKCNICNKTLKGCKSDLKKHIKTHLKENKNRRRLKKELANMQEDHNDTVTVKEECDTDNDLQTNKIECIVDTEHTKSRKADKQQDSAAKTAMKVTFKAVLDFSNECKNVADTLSTVKDSEYSSPEEDESVSYDSWDSNDFNSDTEDEAAMCIDA; translated from the coding sequence ATGGAGTTGGAAACAGCTGATGTTAAACATATTATGGAAATAGAAACATCTCAAATTATGCCAAATTATGATATGACCACTTCCGATTTACCCAGTACaagaattaaatcattaaaaagaaagaacaaaaaaAGTTCAATTAAAAGGCAGCGTTCATATTATTGCCCATTCTGTGACAGAGTTGATAAGCACAAAAATAATATGAGGCAGCACATTCGGTCACATACAGATGAACGGCCTTATAAGTGTTCTTGTTGTGAAAAAGCTTACCGAAAGTCATCTGCTCTGAAAGAACACCAAAGGCGTGTGCACTTAGGTGAACCTGTGCAAAAAGGAAAGCAGCCTGAGGTTCTTAAATTTAAATGTGAGATCTGCCCTAAAGCATTTTCTGCTAAAGGTTCATTTGACAGACATCTTCGCTCACATTTCAATGAATATGTGTTCAAATGCAATATCTGTGACAAGACATTTAGGCATGACTCTACATTCAATAGGCACAAAAAATATTCCCACCAATCAGTTggtcaaacaaataaatgtaacatttgcaataaaactTTGAAAGGTTGCAAGTCAGACTTGAAAAAACATATCAAAACCCATTTGAAAGAGAACAAGAATAGGCGTCGTCTTAAAAAGGAACTGGCAAACATGCAGGAGGACCACAATGATACTGTGACAGTGAAGGAAGAATGTGACACTGACAATGAtctccaaacaaacaaaatagaaTGTATAGTTGACACTGAACATACAAAAAGTAGAAAAGCTGACAAACAGCAAGATTCAGCTGCCAAAACTGCTATGAAGGTTACTTTTAAGGCAGTGCTTGACTTTAGTAATGAATGTAAGAATGTTGCAGATACTTTATCAACAGTTAAAGATTCTGAATATTCAAGTCCTGAAGAGGATGAATCAGTTTCATATGATAGCTGGGACAGTAATGATTTCAATTCAGATACTGAAGATGAGGCTGCAATGTGTATTGATGcataa